From the genome of Schaalia dentiphila ATCC 17982, one region includes:
- a CDS encoding sugar-binding transcriptional regulator yields the protein MYYLQGQTMETIARHLQISRSSVSRLLAHAREVGLVRISVSASPGLKGTLAGQIADLFGVQVSVVPVHDVHTEVNRLHNVALVAAEHLIDMLFPGVTLGIAWGNTTAEVTRAMPHVSFAGSTVVQLNGAATATESGMPYAEAIIARAAKAIGGRIVNFPVPAFFDYADTKEALWRERSVQSVLNTIDSADVALFGVGSMSARLPSHVYSGGFLDPNEIAAAQNDGVVGDVCTVLIREDGSTNMHLNERASGPSPATLKKIPRRLCVVSGASKALPLLGALRAGVATDLVLDDGAAHELLDLVHTRMTRRRSYI from the coding sequence ATGTACTACCTCCAGGGGCAGACGATGGAGACAATCGCCCGCCACCTGCAGATATCACGCTCCTCGGTCTCGCGACTTCTCGCCCACGCGCGGGAGGTCGGCCTGGTGCGCATTTCGGTGTCTGCCTCCCCCGGTCTCAAGGGCACCCTCGCAGGACAAATTGCCGACCTCTTCGGCGTCCAGGTTTCTGTCGTTCCCGTTCACGACGTCCATACCGAGGTCAACCGCCTGCACAACGTTGCGCTCGTCGCGGCGGAACACCTCATCGACATGCTCTTCCCCGGCGTCACCCTCGGCATCGCCTGGGGAAACACCACCGCCGAAGTGACGCGGGCCATGCCCCACGTGTCTTTTGCGGGTTCCACCGTCGTCCAGCTCAACGGAGCGGCCACCGCCACCGAGTCGGGCATGCCCTACGCCGAGGCCATCATCGCCCGCGCCGCGAAGGCCATCGGCGGGCGCATCGTCAACTTCCCCGTGCCCGCATTCTTCGACTACGCGGACACCAAAGAGGCGCTCTGGCGCGAACGCTCCGTCCAGTCGGTCCTCAACACGATCGACAGCGCAGACGTCGCCCTGTTCGGCGTCGGCTCCATGTCTGCCCGCCTCCCCTCCCACGTCTACTCGGGGGGCTTCCTCGACCCCAACGAGATCGCGGCGGCCCAGAACGACGGGGTCGTCGGCGATGTGTGCACCGTCCTCATCCGCGAGGACGGCTCCACGAACATGCACCTCAACGAGCGCGCCTCGGGCCCGAGCCCGGCCACGCTCAAGAAGATCCCACGCCGCCTCTGCGTCGTCTCCGGCGCCTCGAAGGCCCTCCCGCTCCTCGGCGCCCTGCGCGCGGGGGTCGCCACCGACCTCGTCCTCGACGACGGGGCCGCGCACGAGCTCCTCGACCTCGTTCACACGCGCATGACTCGCCGCCGCTCCTACATCTGA
- a CDS encoding lysine--tRNA ligase, which translates to MTDSSSTPTQAPADDTPEQVKVRAAKRARLMEAGIPAYPVRLPITTTIKAVREKYAHLEAGEETEDYVGLAGRVILARNGGKLCFATLMDGEGNKIQVMLSAASVGAESLAAYKNDVDLGDHLFVHGRVISSRRGELSIFATPAEVTPEAQAEYDAAPTALPAPDASWAIASKAIRPLPKTWTTEDGEEITLSEDQRIRRRELDLITRPAARDMVRIRAAVNRSIRENFFRRDYIELETPMLQMIHGGAAARPFTTHMNALDTDLYLRIATEIYLKRAVVGGVDRVFEMNRNFRNEGMDSSHSPEFTSLEAYEAYSDYNGMAELTRDLIQQAARDAFDLSEGEEIVRLADGTEYDLSGEWDRIDLYGSTSEALGEEVTVETPRETLVKYAERIGLEVDDYAVSGKIVEDIFEELVASKLWAPTFVYDFPEDTSPLTRYHRSRPGLTEKWDLYVRGFETGTAYSELADPVVQRERFEAQALAAANGDPEAMVMDEDFLIAMEQGFPPCGGMGMGIDRLLMVLTGQGIRETIPFPLVKRLG; encoded by the coding sequence ATGACCGATTCTTCTTCCACGCCCACGCAAGCACCCGCAGACGACACCCCCGAGCAGGTCAAGGTTCGCGCGGCCAAGCGCGCGCGCCTCATGGAGGCCGGCATCCCCGCCTACCCCGTGCGCCTGCCGATCACGACCACCATCAAGGCGGTGCGTGAGAAGTACGCCCACCTCGAGGCCGGCGAAGAAACCGAGGACTACGTGGGCCTGGCGGGCCGCGTCATCCTCGCGCGCAACGGCGGCAAGCTCTGCTTCGCAACCCTCATGGACGGTGAGGGCAACAAGATCCAGGTCATGCTCTCGGCCGCCTCCGTCGGCGCCGAGTCCCTGGCCGCCTACAAGAACGACGTCGACCTGGGCGACCACCTCTTCGTCCACGGCCGCGTGATCTCCTCGCGCCGCGGCGAGCTGTCGATCTTCGCGACCCCCGCCGAAGTCACGCCCGAGGCCCAGGCCGAGTACGACGCCGCGCCCACCGCGCTGCCCGCCCCCGACGCCTCGTGGGCCATCGCCTCCAAGGCGATCCGCCCCCTGCCCAAGACCTGGACCACCGAGGACGGCGAAGAGATCACCCTGTCCGAGGATCAGCGCATCCGCCGCCGCGAGCTCGACCTGATCACGCGCCCCGCCGCGCGCGACATGGTCCGCATCCGCGCGGCCGTCAACCGCTCGATCCGCGAGAACTTCTTCCGCCGTGACTACATCGAGCTCGAGACGCCGATGCTGCAGATGATCCACGGTGGTGCGGCTGCCCGCCCCTTCACGACGCACATGAACGCGCTCGACACCGATCTCTACCTGCGCATCGCGACCGAGATCTACCTCAAGCGCGCGGTCGTCGGCGGCGTGGACCGCGTCTTCGAGATGAACCGCAACTTCCGCAACGAGGGCATGGACTCCTCGCACAGCCCCGAGTTCACCTCCCTGGAGGCCTACGAGGCCTACTCGGACTACAACGGCATGGCTGAGCTGACCCGCGACCTCATCCAGCAGGCCGCGCGCGACGCCTTCGACCTGTCCGAGGGCGAGGAAATCGTGCGTCTGGCCGACGGCACCGAGTACGACCTGTCGGGCGAGTGGGATCGCATCGACCTGTACGGCTCCACCTCCGAGGCCCTGGGTGAGGAGGTCACGGTGGAGACGCCGCGCGAGACCCTCGTCAAGTACGCGGAGCGCATCGGCCTGGAGGTCGACGACTACGCCGTGTCCGGCAAGATCGTCGAAGACATCTTCGAGGAGCTCGTCGCCTCCAAGCTGTGGGCGCCGACCTTCGTCTACGACTTCCCGGAGGACACCTCCCCGCTGACCCGCTACCACCGCTCGCGCCCCGGCCTCACCGAAAAGTGGGACCTGTACGTGCGCGGCTTCGAGACGGGCACCGCATACTCCGAGCTGGCCGACCCGGTCGTCCAGCGCGAGCGCTTCGAGGCGCAGGCCCTCGCGGCTGCCAACGGCGACCCCGAGGCCATGGTCATGGACGAGGACTTCCTCATCGCCATGGAGCAGGGCTTCCCGCCGTGCGGCGGCATGGGCATGGGCATCGACCGTCTGCTCATGGTCCTCACCGGCCAGGGCATCCGCGAGACGATCCCGTTCCCGCTGGTCAAGCGCCTGGGCTGA
- a CDS encoding carbohydrate kinase family protein has protein sequence MASRVPAASQFAVYGPTFLDVVMGPLDGPPVPGCEAWVEGALMCAGGAANQAIALARLGAPVRLHSRVGVDQMGVFVDEMLAREGVDTSSCERVGDQNVTVSLSFDGDRAMTTRGTTALPRLGGDAPGCLLADVRGIGANSEVVSSWRARGTWVLADTAWDEAGAWDEADLEALHLADVCTPNEEEALAYARTDAVEDAARWFASFECDCVVTCGKNGVIACVDGQILRVPAPAVNAVDTTGAGDVFSAALAWARRARRMPWPEALALACAAAAHSTQGIGGSSSAPYVADLPGA, from the coding sequence GTGGCATCTCGAGTACCCGCCGCATCTCAGTTCGCGGTGTACGGTCCGACGTTCCTTGACGTCGTCATGGGGCCCCTCGACGGGCCTCCGGTTCCGGGTTGCGAGGCCTGGGTGGAGGGAGCTCTCATGTGCGCGGGCGGCGCGGCGAATCAGGCGATTGCGCTGGCTCGCCTGGGTGCGCCGGTACGCCTGCACAGCCGCGTGGGCGTCGATCAGATGGGCGTGTTCGTCGATGAGATGCTCGCGCGCGAGGGCGTGGACACCTCGTCGTGCGAGCGCGTGGGCGATCAAAACGTCACCGTCTCCCTGTCCTTCGACGGCGATCGCGCGATGACCACGCGCGGGACGACCGCGTTGCCCCGCTTGGGAGGCGACGCGCCGGGGTGCCTGCTCGCGGACGTGCGGGGGATCGGCGCGAACAGTGAGGTCGTGTCCTCCTGGCGCGCTCGCGGCACCTGGGTGCTGGCGGACACGGCATGGGACGAGGCCGGGGCCTGGGACGAGGCCGACCTGGAGGCCTTGCACCTGGCTGACGTGTGCACGCCCAACGAGGAGGAGGCGCTCGCCTACGCGCGCACCGACGCCGTGGAGGACGCCGCGCGGTGGTTCGCGTCCTTTGAGTGCGACTGCGTGGTCACCTGCGGCAAGAACGGCGTGATCGCGTGCGTCGACGGACAGATCCTGCGCGTGCCAGCACCCGCCGTGAACGCTGTGGATACGACGGGCGCGGGGGATGTCTTTTCGGCGGCGCTGGCCTGGGCGCGCCGAGCTCGCCGCATGCCGTGGCCCGAGGCGCTCGCCCTCGCCTGCGCGGCCGCCGCACACTCCACGCAGGGGATCGGCGGATCCTCCTCGGCCCCCTACGTGGCCGACCTCCCGGGTGCGTGA
- a CDS encoding 6-phospho-beta-glucosidase produces MQLTIVGGGGFRVPAMIDVLARSRSGQGAYASLDVDRVILYDTDARRLDAMMAVLSSLDFPHSPTVRATTDINEALPGADFVFSAMRVGGTCGRVLDEHCGLDHGLLGQETVGVGGYCYAFRSLGPALELARAAKRLCPGAWLINFTNPAGIITQAMRSVLGERVVGICDTPIGLVNRTLNALGVADEERTDVSFDYVGLNHLGWLRSLSVDGRDILPRLFADEAALGSMEESRAIGTDWIRALGALPNEYLFYYYCHREAMARIHQDQTRGEYLRDQQEAFYNAVLADPEQAGQTWIDALADREATYMAEARDVDERSGRRAEDIAGGGYQKVALDLMKALATNTPARMILNVGNGDGGFSSIPTLRDADVVEVPCDVDASGVHPIPVAPLEGAALGLVQSVKACENLVIDAAREHDRSLAWQALALHPLVDSVNVARDVLDQAIRTNPLVAAAFD; encoded by the coding sequence ATGCAGCTCACCATCGTCGGAGGAGGGGGCTTCCGGGTCCCCGCGATGATCGACGTCTTGGCACGTTCGCGGTCGGGTCAGGGAGCTTACGCGTCCCTCGACGTCGACCGCGTCATCCTGTACGACACCGACGCGCGCAGGCTCGACGCAATGATGGCCGTGCTGTCCTCACTTGACTTCCCGCACTCCCCGACCGTTCGTGCGACGACCGACATCAACGAGGCGCTTCCGGGAGCCGACTTCGTCTTCTCCGCGATGCGCGTGGGCGGCACCTGCGGAAGGGTCCTCGACGAGCACTGCGGCCTCGATCACGGGCTGCTCGGCCAGGAGACCGTCGGCGTGGGCGGCTACTGCTACGCGTTCCGCTCGCTCGGACCGGCACTCGAGCTGGCACGCGCCGCCAAGCGCCTGTGCCCGGGCGCCTGGCTCATCAACTTCACGAACCCAGCCGGCATCATCACCCAGGCGATGCGTTCCGTGCTCGGCGAGCGCGTCGTCGGCATCTGCGACACCCCCATTGGCCTCGTCAACCGCACGCTGAACGCCCTGGGCGTTGCCGATGAGGAGCGCACCGACGTGTCCTTCGATTACGTCGGTCTCAACCATCTTGGCTGGCTACGCTCCCTCTCAGTCGACGGCCGCGACATCCTCCCGCGTCTCTTCGCCGACGAGGCGGCCCTAGGATCCATGGAAGAATCCCGCGCCATCGGCACGGACTGGATTCGCGCGCTGGGCGCCCTGCCCAACGAATACCTGTTCTACTACTACTGTCATCGCGAAGCCATGGCCCGCATCCACCAGGACCAAACCCGCGGCGAGTACCTGCGCGATCAGCAGGAAGCCTTCTACAACGCCGTCCTCGCGGACCCCGAGCAGGCGGGACAGACGTGGATCGATGCCCTCGCCGACCGCGAGGCGACCTACATGGCCGAGGCCCGCGACGTCGACGAGCGTTCCGGCAGGCGCGCCGAGGACATTGCGGGCGGCGGCTACCAAAAGGTGGCCCTCGACCTCATGAAGGCGCTCGCTACGAATACTCCGGCGCGCATGATCCTCAACGTCGGTAACGGCGATGGTGGATTCTCCTCGATTCCGACGCTGCGCGACGCGGACGTCGTCGAGGTTCCCTGCGACGTCGACGCCTCGGGCGTCCATCCGATTCCGGTCGCTCCCTTGGAAGGGGCCGCTCTCGGCCTCGTCCAATCCGTGAAGGCCTGCGAGAATCTCGTCATCGACGCCGCCCGCGAGCACGACCGCAGCCTCGCGTGGCAGGCGCTGGCGCTGCACCCCCTGGTCGACTCGGTCAACGTCGCGCGCGACGTGCTCGACCAGGCGATCCGCACAAACCCACTGGTCGCCGCTGCCTTCGACTGA
- a CDS encoding PIG-L deacetylase family protein — protein sequence MDTVLGIYAHPDDADVDAGGTLARFAREGSRVVVAVVTDGDAGGSDQDLHQQMGELRRDEQRRACEQLGVTELVFFDGYPDGMVPLSHGLVRDIVALIRRVKPNLILTLSPEYNWSSIYANHPDHRAVGAAVTDAVYPAARNPFAFPELLDEGLDPHVVEEVWFQGGPLTNHVVELDQADVEAKVRAVREHVTQFDDLDRMESWIRQGTRDAGKPHGYAGGEEFFRWDTRG from the coding sequence ATGGATACCGTGCTGGGCATTTACGCCCACCCCGATGATGCGGATGTGGACGCGGGCGGGACACTCGCTCGCTTCGCGCGCGAAGGGTCGAGAGTTGTCGTCGCAGTCGTCACGGACGGTGACGCGGGAGGCTCCGACCAGGATCTGCATCAGCAGATGGGGGAGTTGCGTCGCGATGAACAGCGCCGCGCGTGCGAGCAACTCGGCGTCACGGAGCTCGTCTTCTTCGACGGCTACCCCGACGGGATGGTGCCCCTGTCCCACGGCCTCGTGCGCGATATCGTCGCCCTCATTCGGCGAGTGAAGCCGAACCTGATCCTCACCCTCTCGCCCGAATACAACTGGTCGTCCATCTACGCCAATCACCCGGACCACCGGGCCGTGGGCGCCGCGGTCACGGATGCCGTCTACCCGGCCGCGCGCAACCCCTTCGCGTTCCCCGAGCTACTCGACGAGGGCCTGGACCCCCACGTGGTCGAAGAAGTGTGGTTCCAGGGGGGCCCGTTGACGAACCACGTCGTCGAGCTGGACCAGGCAGACGTCGAGGCCAAGGTCAGGGCGGTGCGCGAGCACGTCACCCAATTCGACGACCTCGACCGGATGGAGTCCTGGATCCGACAGGGCACCCGCGACGCGGGGAAGCCCCACGGCTACGCGGGGGGAGAAGAGTTCTTCCGCTGGGACACGCGCGGGTGA
- a CDS encoding ABC transporter substrate-binding protein yields MKRRFVTATALIGAASMLMAACSQGGSASSEAGTSLTLRLWDDQAAQAYEAALPEFTEETGITVNVEVVPWSDYFTGLRSELAAGTGPDVFWSNTNNYTEYARGGKIVNIDEEFPASERDGWLQGAIDQYTVDGKLYGVPVLTDPSIAVYYNKSLLDAAGVSIEDLQNLSWDPSASTDSLREITRKLTLDSSGRNAADPAFDADHIVQYGYNAALDGQAMLIPYLGSAGATLQDASGRFTFASPKGDAAVGYLVDLINKEHVAPSAADTNDNGDFSRDQFLQGKIALFQSGSYNLANVAEGASFEWGLAPQPKGPAGAVTVGNSVVAAGSTASANPEAQHKLLAWLAGKDGGAALGKTGAGFPANENAQATWTAYWSDKGVDTSVMAKTPSGTIMAPFGAKLGAAMDAYNGVLKEVFLGRTGVHEGVQAAQDAANAAIDQ; encoded by the coding sequence ATGAAAAGGCGTTTTGTTACCGCTACCGCTCTGATTGGTGCCGCGTCGATGCTGATGGCCGCCTGCTCGCAGGGTGGCAGCGCGTCGAGCGAGGCGGGCACGTCCCTGACCCTGCGTCTGTGGGATGATCAGGCTGCCCAGGCGTACGAGGCGGCGCTCCCCGAGTTCACCGAGGAAACGGGGATCACGGTCAACGTCGAGGTCGTCCCGTGGTCGGACTACTTCACGGGCCTGCGTTCTGAGCTCGCCGCGGGCACCGGACCGGACGTCTTCTGGTCCAACACGAACAACTACACGGAGTACGCGCGCGGCGGCAAGATCGTCAACATCGACGAGGAATTCCCCGCCTCCGAGCGCGACGGCTGGCTTCAGGGCGCCATCGATCAGTACACGGTTGACGGAAAGCTCTACGGTGTCCCGGTCCTCACCGACCCGTCGATCGCGGTGTACTACAACAAGTCGCTGCTGGACGCGGCCGGCGTGAGCATCGAGGACCTGCAGAACCTGTCGTGGGACCCGAGCGCCTCCACCGACTCTCTGCGAGAGATCACCCGAAAGCTGACGCTGGACTCGTCGGGCCGCAACGCGGCTGACCCTGCATTCGACGCGGACCACATCGTCCAGTACGGATACAACGCCGCGCTGGATGGCCAGGCCATGCTCATTCCGTACCTGGGGTCGGCCGGTGCCACCCTGCAGGACGCGAGCGGTCGCTTTACGTTTGCGAGTCCCAAGGGCGACGCCGCGGTCGGCTACCTGGTGGACCTGATCAACAAGGAGCACGTGGCCCCCTCGGCGGCCGACACGAACGACAACGGCGACTTCAGCCGCGACCAGTTCCTGCAGGGCAAGATCGCTCTGTTCCAGTCCGGTTCCTACAACCTGGCGAATGTGGCCGAGGGCGCTTCCTTCGAGTGGGGCCTGGCTCCCCAGCCGAAGGGTCCCGCCGGTGCCGTGACGGTCGGTAACTCCGTCGTCGCCGCCGGTTCGACGGCGAGCGCGAACCCCGAGGCTCAGCACAAGCTGCTGGCGTGGCTGGCTGGCAAGGACGGAGGTGCCGCACTGGGCAAGACCGGCGCCGGCTTCCCCGCGAACGAGAATGCCCAGGCGACGTGGACCGCGTACTGGTCGGACAAGGGCGTCGACACTTCGGTGATGGCGAAGACTCCTTCGGGCACGATCATGGCTCCCTTCGGCGCGAAGCTGGGCGCGGCAATGGACGCGTACAACGGCGTGCTCAAGGAGGTCTTCCTGGGACGCACCGGCGTACATGAGGGCGTCCAGGCCGCTCAGGACGCCGCCAACGCGGCGATTGATCAGTAG
- a CDS encoding carbohydrate ABC transporter permease codes for MSSSKLHSRRPWWSTLGIYAGLSLAAFIMVVPLLFSFVTAFKSPQDFASHSPFALPSPPSLASFQAILTGRVNFGDAIITTLLMVVVMVVGQLVSSVLAAYAFARIEFPGREVIFWLFLGTMMIPASVLVIPLYLMMAKMGLNNTFWGIVLPFVFASPYAVFLLRQSFRQIPQEIIDAATMDGAGQMRILFSIVVPVSKPIISTLVLITVVSQWNSFMWPRIIAATRPRVLTVATAALQSQYNANWTYVMAATTIALVPLIALFIVFQRHIVESIALTGIK; via the coding sequence ATGAGCTCGTCTAAGTTGCACTCGCGTCGGCCCTGGTGGTCGACCCTGGGGATCTACGCGGGGCTCTCGCTGGCCGCGTTCATCATGGTCGTCCCGCTCCTCTTCAGCTTTGTCACGGCCTTTAAGTCGCCGCAGGACTTCGCCTCGCACTCGCCCTTCGCGCTGCCTTCCCCGCCCTCCCTGGCCTCGTTCCAGGCGATCCTCACGGGACGGGTCAACTTCGGCGACGCGATCATCACGACGCTTCTCATGGTCGTGGTGATGGTCGTCGGGCAGCTGGTGTCCTCCGTGCTGGCCGCCTACGCGTTCGCCCGCATTGAGTTCCCGGGGCGCGAGGTCATCTTCTGGCTCTTCCTGGGCACCATGATGATTCCGGCGTCGGTTCTCGTCATCCCGCTGTACCTCATGATGGCCAAGATGGGGCTCAACAACACCTTCTGGGGCATCGTCCTCCCCTTCGTGTTTGCGTCGCCCTACGCGGTGTTCCTGCTGCGTCAGTCGTTCCGCCAGATCCCCCAGGAAATCATCGACGCGGCGACCATGGACGGCGCCGGGCAGATGCGCATCCTCTTCTCCATCGTCGTTCCCGTGTCGAAGCCGATCATTTCGACGCTCGTGCTCATCACGGTTGTGAGCCAGTGGAACTCGTTCATGTGGCCGCGGATCATTGCCGCGACCAGGCCACGCGTCCTCACGGTTGCGACGGCCGCGCTACAGAGCCAGTACAACGCGAATTGGACGTACGTCATGGCGGCGACGACTATCGCGCTCGTGCCCCTGATCGCTCTGTTCATCGTCTTTCAACGTCACATCGTTGAATCGATTGCCCTGACGGGCATCAAGTAA
- a CDS encoding carbohydrate ABC transporter permease yields the protein MSKRASRTRHALVGYAFLSPALIGVLIFMVVPIGVIMWVSLYRWDLIGDTRYVGLANVTNVLSDPSFLSSLRTTILFVLLVVPIQIILGLLLANLLTKGVRGTVVYRTLIVIPWIAPPLALGVVWSWIFAPTGGLLSALAGTRLEILVSPTWALPAAAFVVVWSNVGYTALFFIAGLLAIPRELTEAATVDGASSSQVFWHIKMPLLRPTFFFVSVTSVISVFNVFDQIYALTKGGPSGSTEVLAYLIYKEAFETGNVGRAAVMACVMMLLLMGLTLAQNLYFRKRTTYELV from the coding sequence ATGAGCAAGCGAGCGTCTCGCACGCGCCACGCACTCGTCGGATACGCGTTCCTGTCGCCCGCCCTCATCGGCGTCCTCATCTTCATGGTTGTGCCCATCGGTGTCATCATGTGGGTGAGCCTGTACCGGTGGGACCTCATCGGGGATACGCGATACGTGGGCCTGGCCAACGTCACGAACGTACTGAGCGACCCGTCCTTCCTGTCGTCCCTGCGCACGACGATTCTCTTCGTCCTCCTCGTGGTCCCCATCCAGATCATCCTGGGCCTCCTCCTCGCGAACCTACTGACGAAGGGCGTGCGAGGAACCGTCGTCTATCGCACGCTCATCGTCATTCCGTGGATCGCGCCTCCGCTGGCCCTCGGCGTCGTCTGGTCGTGGATCTTCGCCCCCACCGGTGGTCTTCTTTCCGCGCTGGCGGGCACGCGACTAGAAATTCTCGTGTCGCCCACCTGGGCGCTGCCCGCGGCGGCTTTCGTCGTCGTCTGGTCGAACGTGGGGTACACGGCTCTCTTCTTCATCGCCGGATTGCTCGCGATCCCGCGTGAGCTCACCGAGGCCGCGACCGTGGACGGGGCATCCTCCTCGCAGGTGTTCTGGCACATCAAGATGCCTCTCCTGCGCCCGACCTTCTTCTTCGTCTCGGTCACCTCCGTGATCTCGGTCTTCAACGTTTTCGATCAGATCTACGCCCTCACCAAGGGAGGCCCATCCGGCTCCACCGAGGTCCTCGCCTACCTGATCTACAAGGAGGCCTTCGAGACCGGAAACGTCGGCCGCGCCGCAGTCATGGCGTGCGTGATGATGCTGCTCCTCATGGGACTGACGCTGGCCCAGAACCTGTACTTCCGGAAGAGGACCACGTATGAGCTCGTCTAA
- the panD gene encoding aspartate 1-decarboxylase, whose translation MMEMTREMAIGKIHRAVVTGADLHYVGSITVDEDLLDAANIVPGQKVDIVDVNNGERLSTYTIAGERGGGTIQLNGAAAHKVSVGDLVIIMAYAQVPESLVRTIKPSVVFVDGSNKIVSAGDHAGSVPEDSPRARELGLKSSGV comes from the coding sequence ATGATGGAAATGACCCGCGAGATGGCTATCGGCAAGATCCATCGCGCCGTCGTCACCGGCGCCGACCTGCACTACGTCGGCTCGATCACGGTGGACGAGGACCTGCTGGACGCCGCGAACATCGTGCCCGGACAGAAGGTCGACATCGTCGACGTCAACAACGGTGAGCGCCTGTCGACCTACACGATCGCGGGTGAGCGAGGCGGCGGCACGATTCAGCTCAACGGCGCGGCCGCCCACAAGGTGAGCGTCGGTGACCTCGTCATCATCATGGCCTACGCCCAGGTGCCCGAATCCCTCGTGCGTACGATTAAGCCCTCCGTCGTCTTCGTCGACGGCTCCAACAAAATCGTGAGCGCCGGCGACCACGCGGGAAGCGTCCCCGAGGACTCACCCCGTGCCCGCGAGCTGGGGCTGAAAAGCTCCGGCGTCTGA
- the panC gene encoding pantoate--beta-alanine ligase yields the protein MTHRPVLTHTRAELADALSRLPGTKALVMTMGALHSGHLQLVREARELADHVIVTIFVNPTQFAPGEDFDAYPRTLDADMEALETVGADLVWAPAPQDVYPTPATVTIDPGPIARVLEGKTRPTHFAGVALVCTKVVNLVRPDVALYGQKDAQQLAVLRTVFSQLDIPVRVHPVPIVRAEDGVALSSRNQYLSDDERIRARALSRALRRGAEAAEAGAKPAQIVAECRSVIDAEGGIDLDYIALVDAGTFEILAGTESVPVGEGTAAPTILSDGSREGRILIAAKVGTTRLIDNMEVPLRDASGSTGRLAERAGDLA from the coding sequence ATGACTCACCGTCCTGTCCTGACCCACACGCGTGCCGAGTTGGCCGATGCGCTGTCGCGCCTGCCTGGCACGAAGGCACTCGTGATGACCATGGGTGCTCTCCACTCCGGGCACCTGCAGCTCGTGCGCGAAGCCCGCGAACTGGCCGATCACGTGATCGTCACAATCTTCGTCAACCCGACGCAGTTCGCGCCCGGCGAGGACTTCGACGCCTACCCGCGCACCCTGGATGCGGACATGGAAGCCCTCGAGACGGTGGGTGCGGACCTTGTGTGGGCACCTGCGCCCCAGGACGTGTACCCCACGCCCGCGACCGTGACAATCGACCCGGGCCCCATCGCGCGCGTTCTCGAAGGTAAGACGCGCCCCACGCACTTCGCGGGTGTCGCGCTCGTGTGCACGAAGGTTGTCAACCTTGTGCGCCCCGACGTGGCCCTGTACGGACAGAAGGACGCCCAGCAGCTGGCCGTCCTGCGTACCGTTTTCTCCCAGCTGGATATCCCCGTGCGCGTTCACCCCGTGCCGATCGTGCGCGCCGAGGACGGGGTCGCCCTGTCCAGCCGTAACCAGTACCTGAGCGACGATGAGCGCATCCGCGCCCGTGCCCTCTCGCGCGCGCTTCGTCGCGGCGCCGAGGCCGCCGAGGCTGGAGCCAAGCCCGCGCAGATCGTCGCCGAGTGCCGCTCGGTTATCGACGCCGAGGGCGGCATTGACCTGGACTACATCGCGCTCGTGGACGCGGGGACTTTCGAGATTCTCGCGGGCACCGAGTCCGTGCCCGTCGGCGAGGGTACTGCCGCGCCCACGATCCTGTCGGACGGCTCGCGTGAGGGACGTATCCTCATCGCCGCCAAGGTGGGCACGACGCGCCTCATCGACAACATGGAGGTGCCGCTGCGCGACGCCTCCGGTTCCACCGGCCGTCTCGCCGAACGCGCGGGGGACCTCGCATGA